The nucleotide sequence CTCACTACATGAGCCCATATACCTAATGGGGTCAAACTCCCAAAGGGCCTCAATTGGGCTTGTAAAATTCAAAATGCAGTTTTTCACACATGTTTTACATGCACCAGTACTTTGATTTGTACATGGAAAATGCCTATATGTTTAGATTAAATTAGATGGTTAAACGTCTACTTAGGCTGTGTGCACACAAGCAGTTTGTGTGTGCTAATGTTAAAAAGTTCATTTGCAAAATTGCAAGAGAAGTTtaggaggatttttaaaaatctagtgcCGTGTGTGTGTACAATTTCACCATTAACACTATCACAGGTATCCTCATAATTACCTCAGCAAATGAATACAGTAAcagtgtgggccaaattcatccctgatgtaacttcttgacttgaatggaaacatattagccctggtctacactaggactttaggtcgaatttagcagcgttaaatcgatttaaacctgcacccgtccacacaatgaagccctttatttcgacttaaagggctcttaaaatcgatttccttactccacccctgacaagtggattagcgcttaaatcgacgttgccggctcgaatttggggtactgtggacacaattcgatggtattggcctccgggagctatcccagagtgctccattctgaccgctctggacagcgctctcaactcagatgcactggccaggtagacaggaaaagaaccgcgaacttttgaatctcatttcctgtttggccagcgtggcaagctgcaggtgaccatgcagagctcatcagcacaggtgaccatgatggagtcccagaatcgcaaaagagctccagcatggactgaacgggaggtacgggatctgatcgctgtttggggagaggaatccgtgctatcagaactccgttccagttttcgaaatgccaaaacctttctgaaaatctcccagggcatgaaggacagaggccataacagggacccgaagcagtgccgcgtgaaactgaaggagctgaggcaagcctaccagaaaaccagagaggcgaacagccgctctgggtcagagccccaaacatgccgcttctatgatgagctgcatgccattttagggggttcagccaccactaccccagccgtgttgtttgactccttcaatggagatggaggcaatacagaagtaggttttggggacgaagaagatgatgatgaggaggttgtagatagctcacagcaagcaagcggagaaaccggttttcccgacagccaggaactgtttctcacccta is from Caretta caretta isolate rCarCar2 chromosome 12, rCarCar1.hap1, whole genome shotgun sequence and encodes:
- the LOC142068675 gene encoding uncharacterized protein LOC142068675, which codes for MQSSSAQVTMMESQNRKRAPAWTEREVRDLIAVWGEESVLSELRSSFRNAKTFLKISQGMKDRGHNRDPKQCRVKLKELRQAYQKTREANSRSGSEPQTCRFYDELHAILGGSATTTPAVLFDSFNGDGGNTEVGFGDEEDDDEEVVDSSQQASGETGFPDSQELFLTLDLEPVPPEPTQGCLLDSAGGEGTSAACVSMITGSSPSKRLVKLRKKKKRTRDEMFSELMLSSHTDRAQTNAWRQIMSECRKAQNDREERWRAEERSSPPLQRKDKEKSKVKLIFFESGFPLGYDYMQKIWNFQATQIKGGRRIYKAYK